From Pseudomonas sp. FP2335, the proteins below share one genomic window:
- a CDS encoding 2-dehydro-3-deoxy-6-phosphogalactonate aldolase, with protein sequence MLKHALAQNGLIAILRGIRPDEAQAIGQVLYQAGFRVIEVPLNSPDPYTSIRTLRDSLPADCLIGAGTVLTPEQVEQVKAAGGQVIVMPHSDAKVLRAAKAAGLFLSPGVATPTEAFAALAEGADVLKLFPAEQMGPAVIKAWLAVLPAGTLLLPVGGITPDNMQVFIDAGAKGFGLGSGLFKPGMTVDQVASRAQAYVAAWKALS encoded by the coding sequence ATGCTCAAGCACGCACTCGCACAAAACGGTTTGATCGCCATCCTGCGCGGTATCCGCCCGGACGAAGCCCAGGCCATCGGCCAGGTGTTGTACCAGGCTGGGTTTCGCGTCATTGAAGTCCCGCTCAACTCGCCGGACCCTTACACCAGCATCCGCACGCTGCGCGACAGCCTGCCCGCCGATTGCCTGATCGGTGCCGGCACGGTGCTGACGCCGGAACAGGTCGAGCAGGTGAAAGCTGCCGGCGGCCAGGTGATCGTCATGCCCCACAGTGACGCCAAGGTCTTGCGTGCCGCAAAAGCGGCAGGGCTGTTTTTGTCGCCGGGCGTTGCCACGCCCACCGAAGCCTTCGCCGCCCTGGCCGAAGGGGCCGACGTATTGAAACTGTTCCCCGCCGAGCAAATGGGCCCGGCGGTGATCAAGGCGTGGCTGGCGGTACTGCCGGCGGGCACGCTGCTGCTGCCGGTGGGCGGCATTACCCCGGACAACATGCAGGTGTTTATCGACGCCGGCGCCAAGGGGTTCGGGCTGGGTTCCGGGTTGTTCAAACCGGGTATGACAGTGGATCAGGTAGCGAGCCGCGCCCAGGCTTATGTCGCCGCCTGGAAAGCCCTGAGCTGA
- the dgoD gene encoding galactonate dehydratase, producing the protein MKITKLTTFIVPPRWCFLKVETDQGVTGWGEPVVEGRAHTVAAAVEELSDYLIGKDPRNIEDIWTVLYRGGFYRGGAVHMSALAGIDQALWDIKGKALGVSVSDLLGGQVRDKIRVYSWIGGDRPADTARAAKEAVARGFTAVKMNGTEELQFVDSFEKVDLALANVAAVRDAVGPNVGIGVDFHGRVHKPMAKVLMKELDPYKLMFIEEPVLSENYEALKELAPLTSTPIALGERLFSRWDFKRVLSEGYVDIIQPDASHAGGITETRKIANMAEAYDVALALHCPLGPIALAACLQLDAVCYNAFIQEQSLGIHYNESNDLLDYVRDPGVFDYDQGFVKIPNGPGLGIEINEEYVIERAAIGHRWRNPIWRHADGSFAEW; encoded by the coding sequence ATGAAAATCACCAAACTGACGACCTTTATCGTCCCACCGCGCTGGTGCTTCCTGAAAGTCGAGACCGACCAGGGCGTGACCGGCTGGGGCGAACCCGTGGTCGAAGGCCGCGCCCACACGGTGGCGGCTGCGGTTGAAGAACTGTCCGACTACCTGATCGGCAAAGACCCGCGCAACATCGAAGACATCTGGACCGTGCTCTACCGCGGTGGCTTCTACCGCGGCGGCGCCGTGCACATGAGCGCCCTCGCCGGCATCGACCAGGCGCTGTGGGACATCAAGGGCAAGGCCCTCGGCGTGTCGGTCAGCGACCTGCTCGGCGGCCAGGTGCGTGACAAGATCCGTGTGTATTCGTGGATCGGTGGCGACCGCCCGGCCGACACCGCCCGCGCGGCCAAAGAGGCCGTGGCCCGTGGCTTCACCGCGGTGAAAATGAACGGCACCGAAGAGCTGCAGTTCGTCGACAGCTTCGAAAAAGTCGACCTGGCCCTGGCCAACGTCGCCGCCGTACGTGACGCGGTGGGCCCGAACGTCGGCATCGGCGTCGACTTCCACGGCCGCGTGCACAAGCCTATGGCCAAAGTGCTGATGAAAGAGTTGGACCCGTACAAGCTGATGTTTATCGAAGAGCCGGTGCTCAGCGAAAACTACGAAGCGCTCAAGGAACTGGCGCCGCTGACCAGCACCCCGATTGCCCTCGGCGAGCGCCTGTTCTCGCGATGGGACTTCAAGCGCGTGCTCAGCGAAGGCTACGTCGACATCATCCAGCCGGATGCGTCCCACGCCGGCGGCATCACCGAAACCCGCAAGATCGCCAACATGGCCGAAGCCTACGACGTGGCCCTGGCCCTGCACTGCCCACTGGGCCCGATTGCCCTGGCGGCGTGCCTGCAACTGGACGCGGTTTGCTACAACGCGTTTATCCAGGAGCAAAGCCTGGGCATTCACTACAACGAGAGCAATGACCTGCTCGACTATGTGCGTGATCCGGGTGTGTTCGACTATGACCAGGGCTTCGTGAAGATCCCCAACGGGCCAGGCCTGGGCATCGAGATCAACGAGGAATATGTGATCGAACGCGCGGCCATCGGCCACCGCTGGCGCAACCCGATCTGGCGCCACGCCGACGGTAGCTTTGCCGAGTGGTGA
- a CDS encoding MFS transporter, giving the protein MHPESFTGQASLVTPTRKRFFIMVLLFITVVINYLDRSNLSIAAPALTSELGIDPVHVGLIFSAFGWTYAAMQIPGGWLVDRVPPRILYTAALLLWSIATVMLGFAASFIALFVLRMAVGALEAPAYPINSRVVTTWFPERERATAIGFYTSGQFVGLAFLTPVLAWLQHAFGWHMVFVVTGGVGILWAAIWYAVYREPKDFKGANTAEIELIREGGGLVDMQEKTAKTPFSWVDLGIVLSKRKLWGIYLGQFCLNSTLWFFLTWFPTYLVKYRGMDFIKSGLLASLPFLAAFVGVLCSGIFSDWLIRRGASVGFARKLPIIGGLLISTAIIGANYVDSTAWVIAFLALAFFGNGLASITWSLVSTLAPARLLGLTGGVFNFIGNLAAIATPIVIGFLASGDSFAPAITYIAVLALLGALSYVLLVGKVERIQL; this is encoded by the coding sequence ATGCATCCTGAATCCTTCACCGGGCAGGCTTCTTTAGTCACGCCTACCAGAAAGCGTTTCTTCATCATGGTGCTGCTGTTCATCACCGTGGTGATCAACTACCTCGACCGCAGCAACCTGTCGATTGCCGCCCCCGCGCTGACCAGCGAACTGGGGATCGACCCGGTACACGTCGGCCTGATCTTCTCTGCGTTCGGCTGGACCTACGCCGCCATGCAGATCCCCGGCGGCTGGCTGGTAGATCGCGTGCCGCCGCGCATTCTCTACACCGCCGCGCTGTTGTTGTGGTCCATCGCCACCGTGATGCTCGGCTTTGCCGCCAGCTTTATCGCGCTGTTCGTCTTGCGCATGGCGGTGGGCGCGCTGGAAGCCCCGGCCTACCCGATCAACAGCCGCGTGGTCACCACCTGGTTCCCCGAGCGCGAGCGCGCCACCGCGATTGGTTTCTACACCTCCGGGCAGTTTGTCGGGCTGGCGTTCCTGACGCCGGTGCTGGCGTGGCTGCAACACGCATTCGGCTGGCACATGGTGTTTGTGGTCACAGGTGGCGTGGGTATTTTGTGGGCGGCAATCTGGTACGCGGTATACCGCGAGCCAAAGGATTTCAAAGGTGCCAACACCGCAGAAATCGAGCTGATCCGTGAAGGCGGCGGCCTGGTGGATATGCAGGAAAAAACCGCGAAGACGCCGTTCAGCTGGGTCGACCTGGGGATAGTGCTGAGCAAGCGCAAACTCTGGGGCATCTACCTGGGGCAGTTCTGCCTGAACTCCACGCTGTGGTTTTTCCTGACGTGGTTCCCGACCTACCTGGTGAAATATCGCGGCATGGACTTCATCAAGTCTGGCCTGCTCGCGTCGCTGCCGTTTCTCGCCGCATTTGTGGGTGTGTTGTGTTCCGGGATCTTTTCCGACTGGCTGATTCGCCGCGGAGCCTCGGTGGGCTTTGCGCGCAAGTTGCCGATCATTGGCGGGCTGCTGATTTCCACGGCAATCATCGGTGCGAACTATGTGGACTCGACGGCGTGGGTCATTGCGTTCCTGGCGCTGGCGTTTTTTGGCAACGGGCTGGCATCGATCACCTGGTCGCTGGTCTCGACCCTGGCCCCGGCACGGTTGCTCGGGTTGACGGGTGGTGTGTTCAACTTCATCGGCAATCTGGCGGCAATCGCCACGCCGATCGTGATTGGCTTCCTGGCCAGCGGTGACTCGTTTGCTCCCGCGATTACCTACATCGCCGTGTTGGCGTTGCTGGGTGCGCTTTCCTACGTGCTGCTGGTCGGCAAAGTCGAACGCATCCAACTGTAA
- a CDS encoding anti-virulence regulator CigR family protein, giving the protein MKMPKSVIAGLGVLVLGASALVQAAPNDQGGPERGGPQGQHEQPRGDDHRGPQDNRRGGPPQDFGPVRQVIRDNHGQFSRGAPPPPNVRLVRGKPLPHGYYGERLDNRALARLPVYQGYEWRRSGPDIVLIAVGTGIVYEILDGVLN; this is encoded by the coding sequence ATGAAAATGCCTAAATCCGTGATTGCCGGCCTTGGCGTGCTGGTGCTTGGCGCCAGTGCCCTGGTGCAAGCCGCGCCGAATGATCAGGGCGGCCCTGAGCGTGGCGGCCCGCAAGGCCAGCATGAGCAGCCGCGTGGCGACGACCATCGTGGCCCGCAGGACAACCGTCGCGGCGGCCCGCCCCAGGATTTCGGCCCGGTACGCCAGGTGATCCGCGACAACCACGGCCAGTTCTCCCGTGGCGCACCGCCGCCGCCGAATGTGCGCCTGGTACGTGGCAAGCCGCTGCCCCATGGTTACTACGGCGAACGCCTGGACAACCGCGCGCTGGCACGGCTGCCGGTGTACCAGGGTTATGAATGGCGCCGTTCGGGGCCGGACATCGTGTTGATCGCGGTAGGCACCGGCATCGTCTACGAGATCCTCGACGGCGTCCTCAACTGA
- the trpA gene encoding tryptophan synthase subunit alpha — MSRLQTRFAQLKEQNRAALVTFVTAGDPGYDTSLAILKGLPAAGADVIELGMPFTDPMADGPAIQLANIRALQAKQNLLKTLQMVREFRKDNRDTPLVLMGYFNPIHKYGVPKFIADAKEAGVDGLIVVDMPPEHNGELCDPAQAAGIDFIRLTTPTTDDVRLPTVLNGSSGFVYYVSVAGVTGAGAATLEHVEEAVTRLRRHTDLPISIGFGIRTPEQAAAIARLADGVVVGSALIDHIATAKNDQQAIDGVLGLCAALSEGVRNARK, encoded by the coding sequence ATGAGCCGCCTGCAAACCCGCTTTGCCCAACTCAAAGAACAAAACCGCGCCGCCCTGGTGACCTTCGTCACCGCCGGTGACCCTGGCTACGACACCTCACTGGCGATCCTCAAAGGCTTGCCTGCCGCTGGCGCCGACGTGATCGAGCTGGGCATGCCCTTCACCGACCCGATGGCCGACGGCCCGGCGATCCAGCTGGCCAACATCCGCGCACTGCAAGCCAAGCAGAACCTGCTGAAAACCCTGCAAATGGTCCGCGAGTTCCGCAAGGACAACCGCGACACCCCGCTGGTGTTGATGGGCTACTTCAACCCGATCCACAAATACGGCGTGCCGAAGTTCATCGCCGATGCGAAAGAGGCGGGCGTCGACGGCCTGATCGTGGTCGACATGCCGCCGGAGCATAACGGCGAGCTGTGCGACCCGGCCCAGGCTGCAGGCATCGACTTTATCCGCCTGACCACGCCGACCACCGATGACGTGCGCCTGCCGACCGTACTCAATGGCAGCTCCGGCTTTGTGTACTACGTGTCGGTAGCCGGTGTGACCGGTGCCGGTGCCGCCACCCTGGAACACGTTGAAGAAGCCGTGACCCGCCTGCGTCGGCATACCGACCTGCCGATCAGCATCGGTTTCGGTATCCGCACCCCGGAACAAGCAGCGGCGATCGCCCGTTTGGCGGACGGCGTAGTGGTGGGTTCGGCGTTGATTGATCACATCGCCACTGCGAAAAATGATCAGCAAGCCATCGACGGCGTGCTCGGCCTGTGCGCGGCATTGTCGGAAGGCGTCCGTAACGCGCGTAAGTAA
- the trpB gene encoding tryptophan synthase subunit beta, giving the protein MTQSQTDLRNGPDANGLFGAFGGRYVAETLMPLILDLAREYEAAKIDPAFNEELAYFQRDYVGRPSPLYFAERLTEFCGGAKIYLKREELNHTGAHKINNCIGQILLARRMGKKRIIAETGAGMHGVATATVAARFGLQCVIYMGTTDIERQQANVFRMKLLGAEVIPVVAGTGTLKDAMNEALRDWVTNVDSTFYLIGTVAGPHPYPAMVRDFQAVIGKETRDQLQAQEGRLPDSLVACIGGGSNAMGLFHPFLDDKSVEIIGVEAAGHGIETGKHAASLNGGVPGVLHGNRTFLLQDDDGQIIDAHSISAGLDYPGIGPEHAWLHDIGRVQYTSVTDDEALDAFHKCCRLEGIIPALESAHALAEVFKRAPTLPKDHLMVVNLSGRGDKDMQTVMHHMEQSQQEKH; this is encoded by the coding sequence ATGACTCAGTCCCAGACCGACCTACGCAACGGCCCAGACGCCAACGGCCTGTTTGGCGCGTTCGGCGGCCGTTACGTCGCTGAAACCCTGATGCCGTTGATCCTCGACCTGGCCCGCGAATACGAAGCGGCCAAGATCGATCCGGCGTTCAACGAGGAATTGGCCTACTTCCAGCGCGACTACGTCGGCCGTCCGAGCCCGCTGTATTTCGCCGAACGCCTGACCGAATTCTGCGGCGGCGCCAAGATCTACCTCAAGCGCGAAGAGCTGAACCACACCGGCGCGCACAAGATCAACAACTGCATCGGCCAGATCCTGCTGGCGCGGCGCATGGGCAAGAAACGCATCATCGCCGAGACCGGCGCGGGCATGCACGGCGTGGCCACCGCCACCGTGGCGGCGCGCTTCGGCCTGCAATGCGTGATCTACATGGGCACCACCGACATCGAGCGCCAGCAAGCCAACGTGTTCCGCATGAAGCTGCTGGGGGCTGAAGTGATCCCGGTGGTCGCCGGCACCGGCACCCTGAAAGACGCCATGAACGAAGCTCTGCGTGACTGGGTAACCAATGTCGACAGCACCTTCTACCTGATCGGCACCGTGGCCGGCCCCCACCCGTACCCCGCCATGGTGCGCGACTTCCAGGCCGTGATCGGCAAAGAAACCCGCGACCAGCTGCAAGCCCAGGAAGGCCGCCTGCCGGACAGCCTGGTGGCGTGCATCGGCGGTGGCTCCAATGCCATGGGCCTGTTCCACCCATTCCTTGACGACAAGAGCGTGGAAATCATCGGTGTTGAAGCGGCCGGCCACGGCATCGAAACCGGCAAGCACGCCGCCAGCCTCAACGGCGGCGTACCTGGCGTATTGCACGGTAACCGCACCTTCCTGTTGCAGGACGACGACGGCCAGATCATCGACGCCCACTCGATCTCCGCCGGCCTCGACTACCCGGGCATCGGCCCGGAACACGCGTGGTTGCATGACATCGGCCGCGTCCAGTACACCTCGGTGACTGACGATGAAGCCCTCGACGCCTTCCACAAATGCTGCCGCCTGGAAGGGATCATTCCTGCGCTGGAAAGCGCCCACGCCCTGGCCGAAGTGTTCAAACGCGCACCGACCCTGCCGAAAGATCACCTGATGGTGGTTAACCTTTCCGGCCGTGGCGACAAAGACATGCAAACCGTGATGCATCACATGGAACAGTCGCAGCAGGAGAAACACTGA